In the Setaria italica strain Yugu1 chromosome VI, Setaria_italica_v2.0, whole genome shotgun sequence genome, one interval contains:
- the LOC101754375 gene encoding PHD finger protein EHD3 isoform X2 — MASDGAASRRPPLAPPPKRRAAGDLLQTDLLTYKRRRRATSAKPAEGSAVASGPDQMSMVPHASNSQQGAYRMLARHWRSWRDTLEGLLQSPAVSQGSGGIQSCIRDALRHNSCQPLENGSLGEGQGREDPSGVVHAIENNGALVKAEDAAANNGALVKLEDGTAASLEANKAICHNALFDILVSEKFALFCDLLLATFNVNKPDEDVIGLQKIDAKMKNGDYAQNPALLDHDIKQIWKKFEQVGQEMVGLASSLSVISQASCQKQASGVSEIDMTEHKIEETSLVGVAHKTLRESTPPCDSGHSTIPKRSGTSGLDGICKDCGRKADSEGRIICDRCEAAFHVSCLKPAIDDVPAKWFCPTCNELDAAIKNNNNGRSHEDCDVCEWLEVKVPEENPEDVSRTELAVKTQESSVSSMDGDSEPDLSTTALSNLCKHCGTCEDEDKKFLVCGHPYCAYKFYHVLCLKESQIAIQKQKNRACWYCPSCLCRGCFKAKDDEWTVLCDGCDDAYHIYCMNPPRIDIPKGSWYCTSCSARRSMDAMQKYEKSVLETVMHVPGAKRSKVVASGAPETK; from the exons ATGGCCTCCGAcggcgccgccagccgccgcccgccccttgCCCCGCCTCCcaagcgccgcgccgcgggggaCCTGCTCCAGACCGACCTCCTCACCTACaagcgacgccgccgcgccactAGCGCCAAACCTGCTGAGGGCAGCGCCGTCGCATCCGGCCCCGACCAG ATGAGCATGGTGCCCCACGCCAGCAATTCTCAGCAAGGTGCCTACCGGATGCTCGCCAGGCACTGGAGAAGCTGGAGGGACACGCTGGAGGGCCTCCTGCAATCCCCTGCGGTGAGCCAGGGCTCTGGAGGGATTCAGAGCTGCATTCGTGATGCACTCAGACATAATAGCTGCCAGCCCCTGGAAAAT GGGAGCCTAGGTGAGGGCCAAGGCAGAGAGGACCCAAGTGGAGTGGTACATGCCATAGAGAATAATGGTGCCTTGGTTAAGGCAGAAGATGCAGCTGCAAACAATGGCGCCTTAGTTAAGTTAGAAGATGGAACTGCAGCATCATTGGAAGCCAACAAGGCAATCTGCCATAATGCTCTCTTTGACATTCTAGTCTCTGAGAAGTTTGCCTTGTTCTGTGATTTGCTACTTGCAACTTTCAATGTCAATAAGCCTGATGAAGATGTGATTGGCTTGCAAAAAATTGATGCCAAGATGAAAAATGGAGATTATGCACAGAATCCTGCGCTGCTTGACCATGATATCAAACAG ATATGGAAGAAGTTTGAACAAGTTGGCCAAGAAATGGTTGGTCTGGCGAGCAGTCTTTCAGTCATTTCACAAGCTTCTTGTCAAAAGCAG GCTTCTGGCGTTTCAGAAATTGATATGACCGAGCACAAGATAGAG GAAACAAGTTTGGTTGGTGTTGCCCACAAAACCCTGAGGGAGTCGACTCCCCCATGTGATTCTGGCCATTCTACCATACCAAAACGAAGTGGGACATCTGGATTGGATGGAATTTGCAAGGATTGTGGCAGAAAGGCAGACAGCGAAGGCAGAATTATCTGTGATAGATGTGAAGCCGCCTTCCATGTTTCATGTCTCAAGCCTGCCATTGATGATGTCCCAGCAAAATGGTTCTGTCCCACCTGCAATGAATTAGATGCAGCTATAAAGAATAACAACAATGGCAGATCGCATGAAGATTGCGATGTATGCGAATGGCTTGAGGTCAAGGTGCCAGAAGAAAATCCTGAGGATGTTAGTAGAACTGAGTTGGCAGTCAAAACACAGGAGAGCTCAGTCTCAAGCATGGATGGAGATAGTGAACCAGACCTCTCAACTACTGCGCTATCAAACTTGTGCAAGCATTGTGGCACATGTGAAGATGAAGACAAGAAGTTCTTGGTATGCGGCCATCCTTACTGTGCTTACAAGTTCTATCATGTTCTGTGCCTGAAAGAAAGCCAGATTGCAATTCAGAAGCAAAAGAACCGAGCATGCTGGTACTGCCCATCTTGCCTGTGCAGAGGCTGCTTCAAGGCCAAGGACGACGAATGGACGGTCTTGTGTGATGGCTGCGATGATGCTTATCACATATACTGCATGAATCCGCCGCGCATTGATATCCCAAAAGGTTCGTGGTACTGCACATCGTGTAGTGCGCGAAGGTCGATGGATGCAATGCAGAAGTATGAGAAGTCGGTCCTGGAGACTGTCATGCATGTTCCTGGTGCCAAAAGGTCGAAGGTGGTGGCAAGTGGTGCTCCAGAGACTAAGTAA
- the LOC101753978 gene encoding UDP-galactose transporter 1, translating into MEDGKMGNATTIRAVLAILQWWGFNVTVIIINKWIFQKLEFKFPLTVSCVHFICSSIGAYIAIKVLKTKPLIEVASEDRWRRIFPMSFVFCINIVLGNVSLRYIPVSFMQTIKSFTPATTVILQWLIWRKYFEWRIWASLVPIVGGILLTSITELSFNTFGFCAAMVGCLATSTKTIMAESLLHGYKFDSINTVYYMAPFATMILSVPAIVLEGSGVVSWLYTYDSVAPALAIIITSGVLAFCLNFSIFYVIHSTTAVTFNVAGNLKVAVAVLVSWMIFRNPISAMNAVGCAITLVGCTFYGYVRHLISQQAATTPGPRTPRGRMEMLPLTGEKQGDKI; encoded by the exons ATGGAGGACGGCAAGATGGGGAACGCCACCACCATCCGGGCGGTGCTCGCCATCCTCCAGTGGTGGGGCTTCAACGTCaccgtcatcatcatcaacaagtGGATCTTCCAG AAATTGGAGTTCAAATTTCCTCTGACGGTGTCGTGTGTCCACTTCATATGCTCTTCTATTGGAGCTTATATCGCAATCAAAGTTCTGAAAACAAAGCCTCTGATCGAGGTTGCCTCAGAGGATCGATGGAGAAGGATATTCCCAATGTCATTTGTATTCTGCATAAACATCGTGTTGGGGAATGTCAGCCTTCGCTACATTCCAGTCTCCTTCATGCAGACGATAAAATCTTTCACTCCTGCAACAACGG TGATTCTTCAGTGGTTGATCTGGAGGAAATATTTCGAGTGGCGCATCTGGGCTTCTTTGGTCCCAATAGTGGGAGGGATTCTGCTGACATCCATAACCGAGCTGAGCTTCAACACGTTTGGCTTTTGTGCTGCCATGGTGGGCTGCCTGGCCACTTCCACAAAGACCATCATGGCAGAGTCCCTGCTCCATGGATACAAGTTCGACAG CATAAACACGGTGTACTACATGGCGCCATTTGCGACGATGATCCTGTCGGTTCCAGCAATCGTGCTTGAAGGCAGCGGCGTGGTGAGCTGGCTCTACACCTACGACTCCGTGGCCCCAGCGCTGGCGATCATCATCACGTCAGGGGTGCTGGCCTTCTGCCTCAACTTCTCCATCTTCTACGTGATCCACTCGACGACGGCCGTGACCTTCAACGTGGCCGGCAACCtcaaggtggcggtggcggtgctggtGTCGTGGATGATCTTCCGGAACCCCATCTCGGCCATGAACGCCGTCGGCTGCGCCATCACGCTCGTCGGCTGCACCTTCTACGGCTACGTGAGGCACCTCATCTCACAGCAGGCCGCCACCACGCCAGGCCCGCGCACGCCCAGGGGCCGCATGGAGATGCTGCCGCTCACCGGCGAGAAGCAAGGCGACAAGATTTAG
- the LOC101754375 gene encoding PHD finger protein EHD3 isoform X1 has translation MASDGAASRRPPLAPPPKRRAAGDLLQTDLLTYKRRRRATSAKPAEGSAVASGPDQNQMSMVPHASNSQQGAYRMLARHWRSWRDTLEGLLQSPAVSQGSGGIQSCIRDALRHNSCQPLENGSLGEGQGREDPSGVVHAIENNGALVKAEDAAANNGALVKLEDGTAASLEANKAICHNALFDILVSEKFALFCDLLLATFNVNKPDEDVIGLQKIDAKMKNGDYAQNPALLDHDIKQIWKKFEQVGQEMVGLASSLSVISQASCQKQASGVSEIDMTEHKIEETSLVGVAHKTLRESTPPCDSGHSTIPKRSGTSGLDGICKDCGRKADSEGRIICDRCEAAFHVSCLKPAIDDVPAKWFCPTCNELDAAIKNNNNGRSHEDCDVCEWLEVKVPEENPEDVSRTELAVKTQESSVSSMDGDSEPDLSTTALSNLCKHCGTCEDEDKKFLVCGHPYCAYKFYHVLCLKESQIAIQKQKNRACWYCPSCLCRGCFKAKDDEWTVLCDGCDDAYHIYCMNPPRIDIPKGSWYCTSCSARRSMDAMQKYEKSVLETVMHVPGAKRSKVVASGAPETK, from the exons ATGGCCTCCGAcggcgccgccagccgccgcccgccccttgCCCCGCCTCCcaagcgccgcgccgcgggggaCCTGCTCCAGACCGACCTCCTCACCTACaagcgacgccgccgcgccactAGCGCCAAACCTGCTGAGGGCAGCGCCGTCGCATCCGGCCCCGACCAG AATCAGATGAGCATGGTGCCCCACGCCAGCAATTCTCAGCAAGGTGCCTACCGGATGCTCGCCAGGCACTGGAGAAGCTGGAGGGACACGCTGGAGGGCCTCCTGCAATCCCCTGCGGTGAGCCAGGGCTCTGGAGGGATTCAGAGCTGCATTCGTGATGCACTCAGACATAATAGCTGCCAGCCCCTGGAAAAT GGGAGCCTAGGTGAGGGCCAAGGCAGAGAGGACCCAAGTGGAGTGGTACATGCCATAGAGAATAATGGTGCCTTGGTTAAGGCAGAAGATGCAGCTGCAAACAATGGCGCCTTAGTTAAGTTAGAAGATGGAACTGCAGCATCATTGGAAGCCAACAAGGCAATCTGCCATAATGCTCTCTTTGACATTCTAGTCTCTGAGAAGTTTGCCTTGTTCTGTGATTTGCTACTTGCAACTTTCAATGTCAATAAGCCTGATGAAGATGTGATTGGCTTGCAAAAAATTGATGCCAAGATGAAAAATGGAGATTATGCACAGAATCCTGCGCTGCTTGACCATGATATCAAACAG ATATGGAAGAAGTTTGAACAAGTTGGCCAAGAAATGGTTGGTCTGGCGAGCAGTCTTTCAGTCATTTCACAAGCTTCTTGTCAAAAGCAG GCTTCTGGCGTTTCAGAAATTGATATGACCGAGCACAAGATAGAG GAAACAAGTTTGGTTGGTGTTGCCCACAAAACCCTGAGGGAGTCGACTCCCCCATGTGATTCTGGCCATTCTACCATACCAAAACGAAGTGGGACATCTGGATTGGATGGAATTTGCAAGGATTGTGGCAGAAAGGCAGACAGCGAAGGCAGAATTATCTGTGATAGATGTGAAGCCGCCTTCCATGTTTCATGTCTCAAGCCTGCCATTGATGATGTCCCAGCAAAATGGTTCTGTCCCACCTGCAATGAATTAGATGCAGCTATAAAGAATAACAACAATGGCAGATCGCATGAAGATTGCGATGTATGCGAATGGCTTGAGGTCAAGGTGCCAGAAGAAAATCCTGAGGATGTTAGTAGAACTGAGTTGGCAGTCAAAACACAGGAGAGCTCAGTCTCAAGCATGGATGGAGATAGTGAACCAGACCTCTCAACTACTGCGCTATCAAACTTGTGCAAGCATTGTGGCACATGTGAAGATGAAGACAAGAAGTTCTTGGTATGCGGCCATCCTTACTGTGCTTACAAGTTCTATCATGTTCTGTGCCTGAAAGAAAGCCAGATTGCAATTCAGAAGCAAAAGAACCGAGCATGCTGGTACTGCCCATCTTGCCTGTGCAGAGGCTGCTTCAAGGCCAAGGACGACGAATGGACGGTCTTGTGTGATGGCTGCGATGATGCTTATCACATATACTGCATGAATCCGCCGCGCATTGATATCCCAAAAGGTTCGTGGTACTGCACATCGTGTAGTGCGCGAAGGTCGATGGATGCAATGCAGAAGTATGAGAAGTCGGTCCTGGAGACTGTCATGCATGTTCCTGGTGCCAAAAGGTCGAAGGTGGTGGCAAGTGGTGCTCCAGAGACTAAGTAA